A genomic region of Trueperaceae bacterium contains the following coding sequences:
- a CDS encoding putative DNA binding domain-containing protein: protein MTPAELTALLDRLIAGWENEVVEFKTTSNQYSADKTGEYVSAMANEANLRGLATAWMVFGINNQRNVVGTAHLPTPQSRQSLKHHVQQSIDQGLTIREIYEADYLGKRVVIAEIPAAPAGIPISWKGDYRARVGESLAPLSLDKLDQIRNQTIGADWTAVVVKGAAIADLDPAAIARARQGFAERHAARIPAVDIAAWDDATFLARARLTRNGGITRAAMLLLGSDTSTHLLTPHLAQLTWKLVGEQQAYEHFHLPFLLTASELASRIRNVRIRLLPPNQLIYREIQKYDERSILEALYNAIAHQDYARHGRIVVTEYVDRLEFVSIGDFYDGTPDEYRLGHRTPGRYRNPFLVAAMHELHLIDQLGYGIRRMVEDQVRRFLPLPDYDLSRTGEVKLALPGAVIDEAYSRLLMVRTDLPIEDVLALDRVQKGLPVTGEASARLRKSKLIEGRGHGVHVNADIAAITGKKAEYIRTRAQDDAHYARLVIDYLTQYGGASRKEIDDLLGKYLPGALNAKQQRSKVTNLLTRMRTDGAIRNAGTQQKPRWELV, encoded by the coding sequence ATGACTCCTGCTGAACTCACGGCGTTGCTCGACCGACTCATCGCCGGTTGGGAGAACGAGGTCGTCGAGTTCAAGACTACCAGCAACCAGTACTCGGCCGACAAGACGGGCGAGTACGTGTCGGCGATGGCGAACGAGGCGAACCTGCGGGGGCTCGCGACGGCTTGGATGGTGTTCGGCATCAACAACCAGCGCAACGTGGTCGGCACCGCGCACCTGCCGACACCACAGAGCCGGCAGTCGCTGAAGCATCACGTGCAGCAGTCCATCGACCAGGGGCTCACCATCCGCGAGATCTACGAGGCCGACTATCTGGGAAAGCGAGTCGTGATTGCGGAGATTCCGGCCGCCCCGGCAGGAATTCCGATCTCTTGGAAGGGCGACTACCGCGCCCGCGTGGGCGAGAGTCTGGCCCCGCTGTCGCTCGACAAGCTCGACCAGATTCGCAATCAGACCATCGGTGCCGACTGGACCGCGGTCGTCGTCAAGGGTGCCGCGATCGCCGACCTGGATCCCGCTGCCATCGCGCGAGCCCGGCAAGGGTTCGCGGAGCGGCATGCCGCACGCATCCCCGCCGTCGACATCGCAGCCTGGGACGATGCGACGTTTCTCGCCCGAGCGCGGCTCACGCGCAACGGTGGCATCACGCGCGCGGCGATGCTGCTGCTCGGGTCAGACACGTCGACTCACCTCCTGACCCCGCACCTCGCGCAACTCACATGGAAGCTCGTGGGCGAACAGCAGGCGTACGAGCACTTCCACCTGCCGTTCCTGCTCACCGCCAGCGAACTGGCCAGCCGCATCCGCAACGTACGCATCCGGCTGTTACCGCCGAACCAACTGATCTACCGCGAGATCCAGAAGTACGACGAGCGCAGCATTCTGGAGGCGCTCTACAACGCCATCGCCCACCAGGACTACGCGCGCCATGGGCGCATCGTCGTGACCGAGTACGTCGACCGCCTGGAGTTCGTCAGCATCGGCGACTTCTACGACGGTACGCCCGACGAGTACCGGCTCGGGCACCGCACGCCGGGCCGGTACCGCAATCCGTTTCTCGTCGCAGCAATGCACGAGTTGCACCTGATTGACCAGCTCGGGTATGGCATCCGCCGAATGGTCGAAGACCAGGTCCGGCGGTTCCTACCGCTGCCGGACTACGACCTGTCGCGAACCGGCGAGGTGAAGCTGGCGCTGCCCGGTGCGGTGATCGACGAAGCGTACTCGCGCCTGCTCATGGTGCGCACCGACCTGCCGATCGAGGACGTGCTGGCGCTTGACCGAGTACAGAAGGGGTTGCCGGTGACCGGGGAGGCGAGCGCTCGGCTACGCAAGTCGAAACTGATTGAGGGTCGCGGCCACGGTGTGCACGTGAACGCCGACATCGCCGCGATCACGGGCAAGAAGGCCGAGTACATCCGCACCCGCGCGCAGGACGACGCCCACTACGCCCGTCTGGTGATCGACTACCTCACACAGTACGGTGGGGCGTCCCGCAAAGAGATTGACGACTTGCTAGGCAAGTACCTGCCCGGCGCTCTCAACGCAAAGCAGCAGAGGTCGAAGGTCACGAACCTGCTCACCCGCATGCGCACGGACGGGGCAATCCGCAATGCCGGAACGCAACAGAAGCCGAGATGGGAGCTTGTTTAG